A section of the Etheostoma cragini isolate CJK2018 chromosome 12, CSU_Ecrag_1.0, whole genome shotgun sequence genome encodes:
- the zgc:85843 gene encoding transmembrane 6 superfamily member 2 isoform X2: MRPPVEVSVLILSLSAPGVFITMNNVPALQEPLPILGMGMLILGLVLLLLLLTVRNLKKVDPLFYVFAGFSFSCMVFLTNALEQDGFISGFMAFYLKTGEPHLRTAYAVMTSYWEGVVHLLLFLTIIHRMFKGKSYRSLGLLWAGSSIGHQIVHIPGVVIGKYGSNIQPAFWRNVPFFLVPFWAASLLFSRPREMPVVTADKIIAEQKKGLLSRPVDLLLSLLLLGAMAFSVFRGFVVLDCPLDACFTYVYQYEPYLKDPVGFPRVMMLVYLFYALPLLTVFTYGLKTPGCSWMLDWTIFLAGAMAQTQWCHIGASLHSRTPFTYRVPADKWWPFITLNVLLAAVPALLALRCHNNPTYFLKPVPEGQTNNEKKKN; the protein is encoded by the exons ATGAGGCCTCCGGTGGAAGTCAGCGTGTTGATCCTTTCTCTTTCGGCTCCTGGAGTTTTTATCACCATGAACAACGTCCCTGCGCTTCAGGA ACCTCTTCCGATCCTGGGAATGGGAATGCTCATCCTGGgacttgttcttcttctccttctcctcactGTGCGGAACCTGAAGAAAGTGGACCCCTTATTCTACG TATTTGCAGGGTTTTCCTTCTCCTGCATGGTGTTCCTGACCAATGCTTTAGAGCAGGATGGGTTCATCTCTGGCTTCATGGCCTTCTACCTAAAGACG GGTGAGCCTCATCTAAGAACCGCCTACGCTGTGATGACGTCTTACTGGGAAGGTGTCGTTCActtgctcctcttcctcaccaTCATCCACCGCATGTTCAAAGG GAAGTCCTATCGTAGCCTGGGGCTGCTGTGGGCCGGATCCTCCATCGGCCATCAAATTGTACACATCCCCGGAGTGGTTATTG GTAAATACGGGTCCAACATTCAACCAGCCTTTTGGAGGAATGTCCCCTTCTTCTTGGTGCCTTTCTGGGCGGCCTCGCTGCTATTTAGCCGACCCAGAGAGATGCCAGTCGTAACAGCAGACAAG ATCATAGCAGAGCAGAAGAAAGGATTGCTGTCTCGACCTGTAGACCTgcttctgtctcttctgttgCTTGGAGCGATGGCCTTCTCTGTTTTCAGAGGTTTT GTGGTgctggactgtcctctggacgCGTGTTTCACCTACGTCTACCAGTACGAGCCCTACCTTAAAGACCCTGTTGGCTTTCCAAGAGTTATG ATGCTGGTGTATCTTTTCTATGCTCTGCCCCTGCTGACTGTCTTCACCTATGGTCTGAAAACACCTGGATGCAGCTGGATGTTGGACTGGACCATCTTCTTAGCTGGGGCCATGGCTCAG ACCCAGTGGTGCCATATCGGAGCATCTCTGCACTCCCGCACTCCCTTCACGTACCGGGTCCCAGCGGACAAATGGTGGCCTTTTATCACCCTCAATGTGCTGCTGGCTGCTGtgccggctctgctggccctgCGCTGCCACAACAACCCCACTTATTTCCTGAAACCTGTTCCCGAGGGACAGACCAACAacgaaaagaagaaaaactag
- the zgc:85843 gene encoding transmembrane 6 superfamily member 2 isoform X1, with product MRPPVEVSVLILSLSAPGVFITMNNVPALQEPLPILGMGMLILGLVLLLLLLTVRNLKKVDPLFYVFAGFSFSCMVFLTNALEQDGFISGFMAFYLKTGEPHLRTAYAVMTSYWEGVVHLLLFLTIIHRMFKGKSYRSLGLLWAGSSIGHQIVHIPGVVIGKYGSNIQPAFWRNVPFFLVPFWAASLLFSRPREMPVVTADKIIAEQKKGLLSRPVDLLLSLLLLGAMAFSVFRGFVVLDCPLDACFTYVYQYEPYLKDPVGFPRVMVNAGVSFLCSAPADCLHLWSENTWMQLDVGLDHLLSWGHGSDPVVPYRSISALPHSLHVPGPSGQMVAFYHPQCAAGCCAGSAGPALPQQPHLFPETCSRGTDQQRKEEKLD from the exons ATGAGGCCTCCGGTGGAAGTCAGCGTGTTGATCCTTTCTCTTTCGGCTCCTGGAGTTTTTATCACCATGAACAACGTCCCTGCGCTTCAGGA ACCTCTTCCGATCCTGGGAATGGGAATGCTCATCCTGGgacttgttcttcttctccttctcctcactGTGCGGAACCTGAAGAAAGTGGACCCCTTATTCTACG TATTTGCAGGGTTTTCCTTCTCCTGCATGGTGTTCCTGACCAATGCTTTAGAGCAGGATGGGTTCATCTCTGGCTTCATGGCCTTCTACCTAAAGACG GGTGAGCCTCATCTAAGAACCGCCTACGCTGTGATGACGTCTTACTGGGAAGGTGTCGTTCActtgctcctcttcctcaccaTCATCCACCGCATGTTCAAAGG GAAGTCCTATCGTAGCCTGGGGCTGCTGTGGGCCGGATCCTCCATCGGCCATCAAATTGTACACATCCCCGGAGTGGTTATTG GTAAATACGGGTCCAACATTCAACCAGCCTTTTGGAGGAATGTCCCCTTCTTCTTGGTGCCTTTCTGGGCGGCCTCGCTGCTATTTAGCCGACCCAGAGAGATGCCAGTCGTAACAGCAGACAAG ATCATAGCAGAGCAGAAGAAAGGATTGCTGTCTCGACCTGTAGACCTgcttctgtctcttctgttgCTTGGAGCGATGGCCTTCTCTGTTTTCAGAGGTTTT GTGGTgctggactgtcctctggacgCGTGTTTCACCTACGTCTACCAGTACGAGCCCTACCTTAAAGACCCTGTTGGCTTTCCAAGAGTTATGGTCA ATGCTGGTGTATCTTTTCTATGCTCTGCCCCTGCTGACTGTCTTCACCTATGGTCTGAAAACACCTGGATGCAGCTGGATGTTGGACTGGACCATCTTCTTAGCTGGGGCCATGGCTCAG ACCCAGTGGTGCCATATCGGAGCATCTCTGCACTCCCGCACTCCCTTCACGTACCGGGTCCCAGCGGACAAATGGTGGCCTTTTATCACCCTCAATGTGCTGCTGGCTGCTGtgccggctctgctggccctgCGCTGCCACAACAACCCCACTTATTTCCTGAAACCTGTTCCCGAGGGACAGACCAACAacgaaaagaagaaaaactagACTAG